From the genome of Eucalyptus grandis isolate ANBG69807.140 chromosome 2, ASM1654582v1, whole genome shotgun sequence, one region includes:
- the LOC104431235 gene encoding protein DMP2-like, which yields MGSKISSLASKTSSQQKSTTSTTTGTTTGTTSTTNGTTTTTGTSSSSTSSSSSSSSAYTGLANIIKLLPSGTVFLFQFLNPLLTNNGECHTYNKYLSAILIAVCGISCIISCFTDSYTGSDGSTHYGFATAKGIWPSSSSSSSTSSSGYKLRFSDFVHAFLCVVIFLGLALLDTNTVKCFYPSFEDTEKTVIMVLPTVIGSISSTLFTLFPSTRNGVGYSSTSSTSTTSTTSESNAETV from the coding sequence ATGGGCAGCAAGATCTCTTCCCTCGCCTCCAAAACCAGTTCTCAGCAAAAAAGCACCACCAGCACCACCACCGGCACCACTACCGGCACCACCAGCACCACCAACGGCACCACCACCACTACCGGCacaagcagcagcagcaccagcagtagcagcagcagcagcagcgcaTACACCGGACTAGCCAACATCATTAAGCTCCTTCCGAGCGGGACCGTCTTCCTGTTCCAATTCCTCAACCCTCTTTTGACCAACAACGGCGAGTGCCACACTTACAACAAGTACCTAAGCGCCATTTTGATTGCAGTTTGCGGCATTTCGTGTATTATCTCTTGCTTCACCGATAGCTACACGGGAAGTGACGGGTCGACCCACTACGGGTTCGCCACGGCCAAGGGTATCTGGCCTAGCTCAAGCTCTAGCAGCTCCACAAGCTCCTCGGGGTATAAGCTTCGGTTTTCGGATTTCGTCCATGCTTTCTTGTGTGTGGTCATTTTCTTAGGTCTGGCGTTGTTGGACACGAACACAGTGAAGTGCTTCTATCCGTCTTTCGAGGACACAGAGAAGACTGTGATCATGGTTCTGCCAACCGTGATCGGCTCGATCTCGAGCACGCTGTTCACGTTGTTCCCAAGCACGCGCAACGGAGTCGGGTATTCTTCAACCAGTTCCACCTCGACGACCAGCACTACCTCGGAGAGCAATGCCGAGACAGTTTGA